One Amaranthus tricolor cultivar Red isolate AtriRed21 chromosome 1, ASM2621246v1, whole genome shotgun sequence DNA window includes the following coding sequences:
- the LOC130824400 gene encoding zinc finger CCCH domain-containing protein 1 yields the protein MAEASEQDKAEQVCSFFRKPMKNKNIRKRAVDENEDEDDDVKTEGSVLTSAKRPVKADNKLFFTTGASKHSASAESSKDSKNILFKYESSKQIQVQNDSKATATLETETDISRDARAIRERALKKAEEALKGKNKPSGDEKVYKGINNYTDHRAGFRREQTVAAEKAGGAHGPLRASAHIRVSARFDYQPDICKDYKETGYCGYGDSCKFMHDRGDYKSGWQMEKEWEEAEKTRKRNLALGGHDSDEENAEHDEEDEDDSLPFACFICRQPFVDPVVTKCKHYFCEHCALKHHSKNKKCFVCNQPTLGIFNTAHEIRKRMKADKK from the exons ATGGCGGAGGCAAGTGAGCAAGACAAGGCTGAACAAG TATGCAGCTTCTTTAGAAAACCTATGAAGAACAAAAACATTAGAAAACGAGCTGTTGATGAAAATGAGGATGAGGATGATGATGTGAAAACTGAGGGTTCCGTATTGACTAGTGCTAAAAGGCCTGTCAAGGCAGACAACAAACTATTCTTTACAACTGGAGCTTCCAAACATTCAGCATCTGCTGAATCGTCCAAGGACTCGAAGAATATCTTGTTTAAATACGAGTCTTCAAAACAAATTCAAGTCCAGAATGATAGTAAAGCAACCGCTACACTCGAAACTGAGACAGATATCTCCAGAGATGCCAGAGCCATTCGAGAACGTGCTCTCAAGAAAGCGGAGGAAGCCTTAAAGGGCAAGAATAAGCCATCTGGTGATGAAAAGGTATACAAGGGTATTAATAATTACACTGATCATAGAGCAGGTTTCCGTCGTGAACAAACTGTTGCTGCTGAGAAAGCTGGTGGGGCTCATGGGCCTCTTAGGGCTTCTGCTCATATAAGAGTTTCTGCTAGATTTGACTATCAACCAGACATATGCAAGGACTACAAAGAAACTGGCTACTGTGGCTATGGTGACTCGTGTAAGTTTATGCATGACCGTGGAGATTATAAATCAGGATGGCAGATGGAAAAGGAGTGGGAGGAAGCTGAAAAAACAAGAAAGAGAAATTTGGCTTTGGGGGGCCATGATAGTGATGAGGAAAATGCTGAGCATGACGAGGAAGATGAGGATGATTCTTTGCCATTTGCCTGTTTTATTTGTAGGCAACCATTTGTAGATCCGGTAGTAACAAAATGCAAACACTACTTTTGTGAGCATTGTGCTCTGAAG CATCATTCCAAGAACAAAAAGTGCTTTGTATGCAACCAGCCAACCCTAGGAATCTTCAACACTGCGCACGAGATACGTAAAAGGATGAAAGCAGACAAAAAATGA
- the LOC130824409 gene encoding polyprenol reductase 2-like, translated as MENGFETLLRVSWIAAILPILIASLPCSLLNPFHHTLLVFAGRGKILQSSSRFSKLTVPQKFFSHFYVFAVVWTSFLLLTTWVYAHKIGSLVSESTSHSSVASFLTGGSHILSIHKTQSTSPEHSFWVWRSVFLLILMEIQVLWRLYESLYVFNYSGTARMHIFGYFTGFFFYTAAPLSFSCYRAPEAITFVANIMAEFTVKGKNHMPPLEVQWFEYLSPLFKLGWFQWIGAATFFYGCLHQRRCHAVLGNLRKVKEQASDYKIPRGDWFDIVSSPHYLAEIVMYGGLVVASGGLDLTVWLPFAFVVANLVFAAAETHRWYHHKFDNYPSNRYAIIPFVY; from the exons ATGGAGAATGGATTTGAAACTCTGCTGAGAGTGTCATGGATAGCAGCGATTTTGCCCATATTAATTGCTTCTTTACCATGTTCTCTTCTCAATCCTTTTCATCATACTCTTCTTGTTTTTGCTGGTCGTGGCAAGATTTTGCAGTCTTCTTCTCGTTTCAGT AAACTCACAGTGCCCCAGAAATTTTTCTCTCATTTCTATGTCTTCGCTGTGGTATGGACATCTTTTTTGCTTCTCACAACTTGGGTATATGCACATAAAATTGGATCTTTGGTTTCCGAGTCGACATCTCATTCTAGTGTTGCCAGCTTCTTGACTGGAGGTTCACATATTCTATCTATTCATAAAACACAATCAACTTCACCAGAGCACTCCTTCTGGGTTTGGCGATCAGTCTTTCTCCTTATTTTGATGGAAATTCAAGTATTGTGGCGCTTGTATGAGTCACTATACGTATTTAACTACAGCGGTACAGCTCGTATGCATATCTTTGGATATTTCACAGGTTTCTT ctTTTATACAGCAGCACCGTTGTCCTTTTCTTGCTACCGTGCACCAGAAGCGATCACATTTGTAGCAAACATAATGGCCGAGTTTACTGTGAAAGGAAAGAATCATATGCCGCCTCTTGAAGTTCAATGGTTTGAGTATCTTAGTCCTCTCTTCAAGCTCGGTTGGTTCCAGTGGATTGGAGCAGCGACTTTTTTCTATGGTTGTCTTCATCAGCGTCGTTGTCATGCCGTTCTT GGGAATCTGCGGAAAGTGAAGGAACAAGCCAGTGATTACAAAATCCCGCGTGGTGACTGGTTCGATATTGTCTCGTCTCCACATTATCTTGCTGAGATT GTTATGTACGGCGGCCTTGTTGTTGCTAGTGGAGGCCTCGACCTGACTGTTTGGTTACCTTTTGCATTTGTG GTGGCTAATCTTGTGTTTGCCGCGGCAGAGACACACCGATGGTATCACCACAAATTTGACAACTATCCGAGCAATCGCTATGCTATTATTCCCTTTGTTTATTGA
- the LOC130824419 gene encoding NADP-dependent D-sorbitol-6-phosphate dehydrogenase-like: protein MAIALNNGFKMPIIGLGVWRMEKKDIKDLILNAIQIGYRHFDCAADYQNEAEVGEALAEAFQTGLVKREDLFITTKLWNSDHGHVHEACKDSLKKLRLDYLDLYLVHFPVATKHTGVGTTASALDEDGVLEIDTTISLETTWHAMEDLVSMGLVRSIGISNYDVFLTRDCLAYSKIKPAVNQIETHPYFQRDSLVKFCQKHGICVTAHTPLGGAAANTEWFGTVSCLDDPILKGIAEKYKKSAAQIALRWGIQRNTVVIPKSSKVDRLKENFLVSDFNLTEEDMEQIKSIDRKYRTNQPAKFWGLDLYA, encoded by the exons ATGGCGATAGCACTTAACAATGGATTCAAAATGCCGATAATTGGACTTGGTGTTTGGAGAATGGAGAAGAAGGATATTAAAGATCTCATTCTCAACGCCATTCAAATTGGTTATCGCCACTTTGATTGCGCTG CTGATTACCAAAATGAAGCTGAAGTTGGTGAGGCACTTGCTGAAGCATTCCAGACGGGGCTTGTTAAGAGGGAGGATCTTTTCATAACCACTAAG CTGTGGAATTCAGATCATGGACATGTACATGAAGCCTGCAAAGACAGTTTAAAAAAACTCCGACTTGATTATTTGGATTTGTACTTGGTTCACTTCCCTGTAGCCACAAAGCATACTG GAGTTGGAACCACTGCAAGTGCATTGGATGAGGACGGTGTGCTGGAGATTGACACAACAATATCCTTGGAGACCACCTGGCATGCTATGGAAGATCTTGTTTCTATGGGTTTAGTTCGCAGCATTGGTATCAG CAACTATGATGTCTTTCTAACAAGAGACTGCTTAGCGTATTCCAAAATCAAGCCTGCTGTGAACCAGATCGAAACACATCCTTACTTCCAGCGTGATTCTCTCGTGAAGTTCTGTCAGAAGCATGGAATCTGTGTTACTGCTCATACTCCTCTTGGAGGTGCTGCTGCTAACACTGAATGGTTTGGTACAGTATCTTGCCTGGATGATCCAATTCTTAAG GGTATTGCAGAGAAGTACAAAAAGTCTGCGGCACAAATAGCTCTCCGATGGGGGATCCAGCGTAATACAGTTGTCATACCAAAGTCGTCCAAAGTTGATAGATTGAAGGAGAATTTCCTTGTATCTGACTTCAATCTGACCGAGGAAGACATGGAACAGATTAAAAGCATAGACCGCAAGTACCGGACCAATCAGCCAGCCAAGTTCTGGGGATTAGATCTGTACGCTTGA